The Brasilonema sennae CENA114 genome includes a region encoding these proteins:
- a CDS encoding hemerythrin HHE cation-binding protein, which translates to MEKVNLLLITNKTCSLELIIMADVTNIATKLADLKLIQNVLLESEQKLIAQTDDKTICERLEGMIKSDRENLGIIEAAISKYGNTSEPRDITQKHAEKVSQMMSGSELTLYDKYLQLELLKHQQTMTGLVLHKVAQSLNDELQDLMEPLNRVNFENRAHQEILKGVLYFVGTREIAGKEPDMGLWASVEQGVAALKGALGSALS; encoded by the coding sequence ATGGAAAAAGTGAATTTGCTTCTCATAACCAATAAAACCTGTAGTCTGGAGTTAATCATAATGGCCGATGTGACAAATATAGCGACTAAGCTTGCTGATCTAAAGCTTATTCAGAATGTTCTGTTGGAAAGTGAGCAAAAGTTAATAGCACAGACGGACGACAAGACGATTTGCGAGCGGCTCGAAGGAATGATAAAGAGCGATCGCGAAAATCTTGGCATCATCGAAGCAGCTATTTCTAAATACGGCAACACTTCAGAACCTCGCGACATTACTCAAAAACATGCTGAGAAAGTAAGCCAAATGATGAGCGGCTCCGAGCTAACTCTGTATGACAAGTACTTACAGCTTGAGTTGCTAAAGCATCAACAAACAATGACCGGGCTGGTTCTACACAAGGTTGCCCAGTCCTTGAATGATGAGCTTCAAGATCTGATGGAACCGCTCAACCGAGTTAATTTTGAAAATCGTGCTCACCAAGAGATTCTTAAAGGCGTTCTTTACTTCGTCGGAACGCGAGAGATAGCCGGTAAGGAACCTGACATGGGTCTGTGGGCTAGCGTTGAACAGGGAGTTGCAGCCCTTAAGGGTGCTCTAGGCAGCGCGTTAAGCTAG